In one window of Kosmotoga pacifica DNA:
- the yfcE gene encoding phosphodiesterase: MVKRILVVSDTHGSIVRFNRILEISGNVDLIIHAGDYLYHGPRNRIPEGYNPAELGARFKMLRDKLVGVRGNCDADVDLMIMEVNELPWHRLECINSMRFLIYHGHRTVEIDDANVVISGHSHIHELKKHDGKLILNPGSPSLPKDSTSGTFGLIEFGKIMSVYIYDLNGVILKREVLG, from the coding sequence ATGGTTAAAAGAATTCTAGTGGTTTCAGACACACACGGTTCCATCGTGAGATTCAATAGAATACTGGAAATCTCCGGAAATGTGGACCTGATAATTCACGCCGGGGATTATTTATATCACGGACCGAGAAACAGAATACCTGAAGGGTACAACCCAGCTGAGCTGGGAGCAAGGTTTAAAATGCTCAGAGATAAGTTGGTGGGAGTCCGGGGCAATTGCGATGCGGATGTTGATCTCATGATAATGGAAGTGAATGAGCTTCCCTGGCACAGATTGGAATGCATAAATTCTATGCGGTTTTTGATTTATCACGGTCATAGAACTGTTGAAATCGATGATGCTAACGTGGTCATAAGCGGACACTCCCACATTCATGAATTAAAAAAACACGATGGAAAGCTTATTTTGAATCCTGGTAGTCCTTCTTTACCCAAAGATTCAACATCGGGCACCTTTGGATTGATTGAATTTGGAAAGATTATGAGTGTATATATCTACGACCTCAACGGGGTAATTTTGAAGAGGGAGGTGTTGGGATGA
- a CDS encoding RNA polymerase subunit sigma-54, with protein MRLNHELSQRLEQKLGLSLKVQQALKLLQLNHLELKAELSELIEGNPLLELERDEYELLLDEIEEEEEDYYDSGTDYNIYMRETREDFQGWDFDRLEGPQPSFEEILSELAYYLLEDEELRAFEALLENTDSRGILQKKLLEISNEYNLSPEVLKKVIDQIRDAGFEGLFAESLEEMRELRGDEIFPTSGYEDGNPTRYIEPEIYIDFIDGRFIVNVRDCGLALKVDDIYERYLQEEKSDASKYLNEKLQEAHFYINALEKRRTILLNIGRELIRKNSAFLLGRTKRLTPLKMTEIAEKNEVVVSTVSRAVKGKYVQTPVGTFPLRYFFGSVQTRQNAMEIMAELLKEKPDLSDSKIARILQQKGIKIARRTVNKYRRILFSGDVR; from the coding sequence ATGAGACTGAATCATGAACTTTCCCAGCGTCTTGAACAGAAACTTGGATTGTCTCTGAAAGTGCAACAGGCACTTAAACTTCTTCAACTCAACCATCTGGAGCTGAAAGCTGAATTGAGCGAACTTATCGAAGGGAATCCCTTGCTCGAGCTCGAGAGGGATGAATATGAGCTGTTGCTAGATGAAATTGAGGAAGAGGAAGAAGACTATTATGATTCCGGAACGGATTACAATATCTATATGAGGGAAACCCGCGAGGATTTTCAAGGTTGGGATTTTGATAGGCTTGAAGGTCCTCAACCTTCTTTTGAAGAGATACTCTCTGAATTAGCTTATTATTTGCTTGAGGACGAGGAACTGCGAGCCTTCGAAGCCTTATTAGAAAATACCGACTCAAGAGGAATACTCCAAAAAAAGCTTTTAGAAATCTCAAATGAATATAATCTCTCACCAGAAGTGTTGAAAAAAGTCATCGATCAAATAAGGGATGCGGGATTCGAAGGTTTATTTGCTGAAAGCCTGGAGGAGATGCGAGAACTCAGGGGCGATGAAATCTTCCCTACCTCGGGCTATGAAGATGGAAATCCTACGAGATACATCGAACCAGAGATATATATCGACTTTATTGACGGTAGATTCATAGTGAATGTGCGTGATTGCGGACTCGCTCTCAAAGTTGACGACATTTATGAACGGTATCTTCAGGAAGAAAAGAGTGACGCCAGCAAATACCTCAACGAGAAGCTTCAAGAAGCTCATTTTTATATAAATGCGCTTGAAAAGAGAAGAACGATCTTACTCAACATTGGCCGGGAACTGATCAGAAAGAACAGCGCTTTCCTGCTGGGACGGACGAAAAGGCTCACCCCTCTGAAAATGACCGAAATAGCCGAGAAAAATGAGGTCGTCGTTTCCACTGTCAGTAGAGCGGTAAAGGGAAAATACGTCCAAACTCCCGTTGGTACCTTCCCACTGAGATATTTCTTCGGCAGTGTGCAGACACGTCAGAATGCAATGGAAATAATGGCTGAATTACTGAAGGAGAAGCCAGACCTCAGTGACTCAAAAATAGCGAGAATACTTCAGCAAAAGGGTATTAAAATTGCGAGGAGGACTGTCAACAAGTACAGACGAATATTATTCTCGGGAGATGTGAGATGA
- a CDS encoding thiamine diphosphokinase, whose amino-acid sequence MKTAAVFLGGKKDSSKKFFRKIVNISDFIVAVDSGAEYLRKIEVVPDLLIGDLDSVSPETLNWCVSNGVETIKFPHEKDETDTELALIELNNRGFNRVILLTATGGREDHFLATLMLLLKFSKEEMEVKILSERVEIGLVHGSKTFSAIPGETWSIFPFGSLVPGVTLKGFKYELENREMAFDQPFGISNTATANEVTIAAEKGKVIYFRWLKEF is encoded by the coding sequence ATGAAGACAGCGGCAGTATTTCTCGGGGGAAAAAAGGATTCTTCAAAAAAATTCTTTAGAAAAATTGTCAACATCTCTGACTTTATTGTCGCAGTGGATTCTGGTGCTGAATATTTGAGGAAAATAGAGGTTGTTCCTGATCTGTTGATTGGTGATCTGGATTCTGTCTCCCCTGAAACATTAAATTGGTGTGTTTCAAATGGTGTAGAGACAATCAAATTCCCTCATGAGAAAGATGAAACGGATACGGAATTAGCCTTAATAGAGTTGAATAATCGCGGTTTCAATCGTGTGATATTGCTTACCGCCACAGGAGGAAGAGAAGACCATTTTCTGGCGACACTTATGTTACTGCTCAAGTTTTCTAAGGAAGAAATGGAAGTAAAGATACTCTCAGAGAGGGTAGAAATTGGACTCGTGCACGGATCCAAGACTTTTTCTGCTATCCCGGGCGAGACCTGGTCCATCTTTCCTTTCGGAAGTTTAGTCCCGGGAGTAACTTTAAAGGGGTTCAAATACGAGCTTGAAAACAGAGAAATGGCCTTTGACCAGCCGTTCGGGATTTCAAATACAGCCACAGCGAATGAAGTTACGATAGCAGCGGAAAAAGGGAAGGTGATATATTTCAGATGGTTAAAAGAATTCTAG